A single Pseudodesulfovibrio aespoeensis Aspo-2 DNA region contains:
- a CDS encoding 23S rRNA (pseudouridine(1915)-N(3))-methyltransferase RlmH, whose translation MSRIGFIWVGRLKEPFSQDGCDHYWKKLSRFFKLDEAVIKDGPGKLPPVERSRKEGEAILARLAPGDVAVILDEHGDRLTSRQLAAFVEKWTDAPNQRPVFVIGGPFGLSDAVKGVARVSIRLSDMTLPHELARLVLLEQLYRAATIMKNMPYHHD comes from the coding sequence ATGAGCAGGATCGGCTTCATCTGGGTGGGCAGGCTCAAGGAACCCTTTTCCCAGGACGGGTGCGACCATTATTGGAAGAAGCTGTCCCGGTTCTTCAAGCTCGACGAGGCCGTGATCAAGGACGGGCCGGGCAAGCTGCCGCCCGTCGAGCGCAGCCGCAAGGAGGGCGAGGCGATCCTGGCCAGGCTCGCGCCCGGCGACGTGGCGGTCATCCTCGACGAGCATGGCGACCGGCTCACCTCGCGCCAGTTGGCCGCCTTTGTGGAGAAGTGGACCGACGCTCCCAACCAGCGTCCCGTGTTCGTCATCGGCGGCCCCTTTGGCCTGTCGGACGCGGTCAAGGGCGTGGCGCGGGTCAGCATTCGCTTGAGCGACATGACCCTGCCCCACGAGCTGGCCCGGCTGGTGCTGCTGGAGCAGTTGTACCGGGCCGCCACCATCATGAAAAACATGCCCTATCACCATGACTGA
- a CDS encoding PqqD family protein: protein MSWFSKRPPQPTIPRSEALNMVPVRNSGVQATSTPDGLVRLAYPLAIKPWFGRLAEKVNLWDQRPMIKRLELDEMGSFVWDRIDGQRSVRRIAGEFAAHYGLQPREAELSVTAFIKTIGQRGLIGLR, encoded by the coding sequence ATGAGCTGGTTTAGCAAGCGCCCCCCCCAGCCGACCATCCCCCGGTCCGAGGCCCTGAACATGGTCCCGGTGCGCAACTCCGGGGTCCAGGCCACCAGCACCCCGGACGGGCTGGTCCGTCTCGCCTACCCCCTGGCCATCAAGCCCTGGTTCGGGCGGCTGGCCGAAAAGGTCAACCTCTGGGACCAGCGGCCCATGATCAAGCGGCTCGAACTGGACGAGATGGGCTCCTTTGTCTGGGACCGCATCGACGGCCAGCGGTCGGTGCGCCGCATTGCCGGGGAGTTTGCCGCCCATTACGGCCTCCAGCCCCGCGAGGCCGAGCTCAGCGTCACCGCTTTCATCAAGACCATTGGCCAGCGCGGACTCATCGGCCTCAGGTAG
- a CDS encoding queuosine precursor transporter — translation MNETLWIAFAIVDLCMVLAVYRFFGRVGLFGLIVFNLLLCNIQVLKTVELFGLTTTLGNVLYASVFLSTDLLSEFHGRKEARKGVLLGFVALVMMVAYMQIALAFQPAGDDFAQPHLAALFGFMPRIALASMAAYLVSQMHDVWAFHAIRERTGERMLWLRNNASTMVSQLLDSAIFCTIAFWGLFPINVFWEIMLSTYVIKVAVAALDTPFIYLARRMFRRDAEDDGGQEETGGEIWQAAHKQ, via the coding sequence ATGAACGAAACACTCTGGATCGCCTTTGCCATCGTGGACCTGTGCATGGTCCTGGCCGTATACCGCTTTTTTGGCCGTGTGGGGCTGTTTGGCCTCATCGTCTTCAACCTGCTCCTGTGCAATATCCAGGTGCTTAAAACAGTTGAGCTTTTCGGCCTGACCACGACCCTTGGCAACGTGCTCTACGCCAGCGTCTTCCTGTCCACTGATCTCCTGAGCGAGTTCCACGGCAGGAAGGAGGCGCGCAAGGGCGTGCTGCTCGGTTTTGTGGCCCTGGTCATGATGGTGGCCTACATGCAGATCGCCCTGGCCTTCCAGCCTGCGGGCGACGACTTTGCCCAGCCGCATCTGGCTGCGCTCTTCGGCTTCATGCCGCGAATCGCCTTGGCCAGCATGGCCGCCTACCTCGTCTCGCAGATGCACGACGTCTGGGCCTTTCACGCCATCCGCGAGCGCACGGGCGAGCGGATGCTCTGGCTGCGCAACAACGCCTCGACCATGGTCAGCCAGCTGCTCGACTCGGCCATCTTCTGCACCATCGCCTTCTGGGGCCTGTTCCCCATCAACGTGTTCTGGGAGATCATGCTCTCCACCTATGTCATCAAGGTGGCCGTGGCCGCTCTGGACACCCCGTTCATCTACCTGGCCCGGCGCATGTTCCGGCGCGACGCCGAGGACGATGGCGGGCAGGAGGAAACGGGCGGGGAGATCTGGCAGGCCGCGCACAAGCAGTGA
- the rsmG gene encoding 16S rRNA (guanine(527)-N(7))-methyltransferase RsmG codes for MAEIAAAARKLGRPVEDGQAASLTDYLSQLVKWNAKMNLVGPSDWRTIFDTLVVDSLYLADFLNGLDLGNAPLCLDLGAGAGLPGIPLRILWPHGDYWLVESRDKRATFMRSAVGRLGLTATSVFHGRAEDALDRLARHGQHATADLIVSRAFMPWPQLLPFVRPMLRPGGTVVILANTPPPPEPDLPAGWSLADVASYPAAGKKRYFWSLRPA; via the coding sequence TTGGCTGAGATAGCAGCCGCCGCCCGCAAGCTTGGCCGCCCCGTGGAGGACGGACAGGCCGCGTCCCTGACCGACTACCTGAGCCAGCTCGTCAAATGGAACGCCAAAATGAATCTGGTGGGACCGTCGGACTGGCGCACCATCTTTGACACCTTGGTGGTGGACAGTCTCTATCTGGCGGATTTCCTGAACGGTCTCGACCTGGGCAACGCCCCGCTGTGCCTCGACCTCGGGGCCGGGGCCGGGCTGCCCGGCATCCCCCTGCGCATCCTCTGGCCGCACGGCGACTACTGGCTGGTGGAGAGCCGCGACAAACGGGCCACCTTCATGCGCTCCGCCGTGGGCCGACTCGGCCTGACCGCCACCTCCGTGTTCCATGGCCGGGCCGAGGACGCCCTGGACAGGCTCGCCCGGCACGGCCAGCACGCCACCGCCGACCTGATCGTCAGCCGGGCCTTCATGCCCTGGCCGCAGCTGCTCCCCTTTGTACGCCCCATGCTCCGCCCTGGCGGCACGGTGGTCATCCTGGCCAACACCCCGCCCCCGCCTGAGCCGGACCTGCCCGCCGGCTGGTCCCTGGCCGACGTGGCCAGCTACCCGGCAGCCGGGAAAAAACGCTACTTCTGGTCCCTGCGCCCGGCGTAA
- a CDS encoding class I SAM-dependent methyltransferase, protein MTDMRELWNSLNKESEFNFISHLQNGQEWDKAEFHLTGIRFVDRMADRIVEYGTLEPSRASVLEIGCGVGRFLKPLACRFRLACGVDISEEMLKSAATQCSCLPNIVLQLTDGRTLNNLIDNSFDYCVSAGVFQHITDFEAIASYMREALRVLKPDGLFLLQFEGNRKEEQGQGQTGAKITAAKLDAALAGAEFQILEVSADPTDAVRNIVLVLRKTPGQAPVDTFKTYPMTKRRWMEGVYDDIKTKTQMHERQAAPPLTMTFYDA, encoded by the coding sequence ATGACCGACATGCGCGAGTTGTGGAATTCGTTGAACAAAGAAAGTGAATTCAATTTCATCTCTCACCTTCAGAACGGTCAGGAGTGGGACAAGGCCGAATTTCACCTGACCGGCATCCGCTTTGTGGACAGAATGGCGGACCGGATCGTGGAATATGGCACCCTGGAACCCAGCAGAGCCAGCGTTCTGGAGATAGGCTGCGGCGTTGGCCGTTTTCTGAAACCTCTGGCCTGCCGCTTTCGTCTGGCCTGTGGCGTGGATATCTCCGAAGAAATGCTCAAGAGTGCAGCTACTCAGTGTTCGTGCCTGCCCAATATTGTCTTGCAGCTTACGGACGGCAGGACCCTTAACAACTTAATCGACAACAGTTTCGATTACTGCGTCAGCGCCGGAGTGTTCCAGCACATCACCGATTTCGAGGCTATCGCCTCCTATATGCGCGAGGCATTGCGGGTTCTCAAGCCTGACGGGCTCTTTCTGCTCCAATTTGAAGGCAACAGGAAAGAGGAGCAGGGACAGGGCCAAACCGGGGCGAAAATCACCGCTGCAAAACTGGATGCGGCACTTGCCGGTGCCGAATTCCAGATTCTTGAGGTTTCCGCAGACCCCACGGACGCGGTGCGCAACATTGTCCTCGTCCTCCGCAAAACACCCGGCCAAGCTCCCGTGGACACATTCAAGACATACCCCATGACTAAACGGCGGTGGATGGAAGGGGTGTATGACGACATCAAAACAAAGACGCAGATGCACGAGCGTCAGGCCGCCCCTCCCTTGACAATGACTTTTTACGACGCCTGA
- a CDS encoding PP2C family protein-serine/threonine phosphatase: MSVRAMAYYLTAVVMGAVYGGQVCPLLEGLTPFRLGLIILAPVAVAYALRSVAEGPLMRRWPPVRHALVQFCLDLALFTTSGLAAALILRIGYGLGLLESGLKVFLSVFAMGIFAGLDLSLERERIVITAARNDRSTFSPPCRVFPITRKLVVVTTAIVALAATIVMLILVRDMRWLSEQGLSAISVEPLSRAVLGEMFVVMGVLLVLVVNLAFSYARNLSLLFANQTAVLESVSQGDLSRRVPVVTCDELGFIAAHTNTMITALRDGRRMSDGLRIAKEVQQNLLPDHAPALPGLELAGAALFSDETGGDFYDYIGCDEGTCGRIAVAVGDVSGHGIGAALLMAAGRALIRQSAASPGSPARNITTANRHLARDIDDTGRFMTLFFMILDPEEGTATWVNAGHQPPLVFDPASGGFSELRGRDIPLGVDQEWRFHQQTMPLPAPGQIILIGTDGLWEAHDRRDDMFGPDRVRQVIRDNAASGAEDILRALLAAVHEFVGANPQDDDITLVIIKGV, from the coding sequence ATGTCCGTCAGGGCAATGGCATATTATCTGACAGCTGTGGTCATGGGAGCGGTCTACGGCGGGCAGGTCTGCCCGCTGCTTGAGGGGCTGACCCCCTTCAGGCTCGGGCTGATCATCCTGGCTCCTGTGGCCGTGGCCTACGCCCTGCGTTCGGTGGCCGAAGGCCCGCTCATGCGGCGATGGCCGCCGGTGCGCCACGCCCTGGTCCAGTTCTGCCTCGACCTCGCCCTGTTTACGACCAGTGGGCTGGCCGCCGCCCTGATCCTGCGCATAGGCTATGGCTTGGGTCTCCTTGAAAGCGGACTCAAGGTTTTTCTCAGCGTCTTCGCCATGGGAATTTTCGCCGGCCTCGACCTCTCGCTGGAGCGTGAGCGGATTGTCATCACCGCTGCCCGCAACGACAGGTCCACCTTCAGCCCGCCCTGCCGCGTCTTTCCCATCACGCGCAAGCTCGTGGTGGTGACCACGGCCATAGTCGCCCTCGCCGCAACCATCGTCATGCTGATCCTGGTGCGCGACATGCGCTGGCTCTCGGAGCAGGGGCTGTCGGCAATCTCCGTGGAGCCCCTGAGCCGGGCCGTGCTGGGAGAGATGTTCGTGGTCATGGGTGTACTCCTGGTCCTGGTGGTCAATCTCGCTTTCTCTTACGCCCGCAACCTGAGCCTGCTCTTTGCCAACCAAACCGCAGTGCTCGAAAGCGTTAGCCAGGGCGACCTCTCCCGGCGGGTGCCGGTGGTCACCTGTGATGAGCTGGGCTTCATCGCGGCCCACACCAACACCATGATCACCGCCCTGCGCGACGGGCGGCGCATGAGCGACGGCCTGCGCATCGCCAAGGAGGTGCAGCAGAACCTGCTGCCTGACCACGCCCCGGCCCTGCCCGGCCTGGAGCTGGCCGGGGCCGCCCTGTTCTCGGACGAGACCGGCGGCGACTTCTACGACTACATCGGCTGCGACGAGGGAACCTGCGGTCGCATCGCCGTGGCCGTGGGCGACGTGTCGGGCCACGGCATCGGCGCGGCCCTGCTCATGGCCGCCGGGCGCGCCCTGATCCGCCAGAGCGCGGCCTCGCCCGGCTCCCCGGCCCGCAACATCACCACCGCCAACCGCCATCTGGCCCGCGACATCGACGACACGGGCCGGTTCATGACCCTGTTCTTCATGATCCTCGACCCGGAGGAGGGGACCGCCACCTGGGTCAACGCGGGCCACCAGCCGCCCCTGGTCTTTGACCCGGCCAGCGGCGGTTTCAGCGAGCTCCGGGGCCGCGACATCCCCCTGGGCGTTGACCAGGAGTGGCGGTTCCACCAGCAGACCATGCCCCTGCCTGCTCCAGGCCAAATCATCCTTATTGGCACCGACGGCCTGTGGGAGGCCCATGACCGCCGGGACGACATGTTCGGCCCGGACCGGGTGCGCCAGGTCATCCGCGACAACGCGGCATCGGGAGCCGAGGACATCCTCCGCGCCCTGCTCGCCGCCGTGCACGAATTTGTCGGCGCAAACCCCCAGGACGACGACATCACCCTGGTCATCATCAAGGGCGTGTGA
- a CDS encoding bifunctional aspartate transaminase/aspartate 4-decarboxylase: MTQKTHPFVHEAAVVAREGGLSRREFFKYAACFGLSAMSAGQLLGLTAPQIALAAAQDWKGLEQESPFEIKNLLIDKAQAACAKSGCTVLNAGRGNPDFLNTTARKAFALLTLFAATAAEQEGAKRAGSNEPARDIGYRRMRDGLAAEFAAFIKVHRSQPGAEFLERAMEYATRNLGMDPDEVVFQLTDGVQGDFYPDPPRIFPVTEAIAMRYLDRVVFSGKPPAGKFSLFATEGATAAMIYLFNSLRENMVLNPGDKVAIVTPVFSPYLELPVLADYGLEPVYIRCSEEAGWQIPDAEAAKLADPGVKALYMVNPTNPTSVSLNADTVGRMAAVIKAHNPDMIIISDTVYASFVDSFHTFGSVLPENILGVYSYSKYFGVTGWRLGLVMVHENTVVDRIIKRLPSKEQARLDLRYRLTSTRPESITFIDRLEMDSRQVALAHTGGLSGPQQVAMCLFSLFELLDEKFAYKKAIMDILRARWAALYKALALPEPTGDTLTRYYALINLGTLAEQRHGKPFADKLTKEHSLEFLFRLAEQHATVCLPGGGFAGPDWSLRVALANIDEQACASVGRSVLAVLDGYKQELGG, translated from the coding sequence ATGACGCAGAAGACGCACCCCTTTGTTCATGAAGCCGCCGTAGTGGCCAGGGAGGGCGGCCTGAGCCGTCGGGAATTTTTCAAGTACGCCGCCTGCTTCGGCCTGTCGGCCATGAGCGCGGGCCAGCTGCTCGGGCTGACGGCCCCGCAGATCGCCCTGGCCGCGGCCCAGGACTGGAAGGGGCTGGAACAGGAGAGCCCCTTTGAGATCAAGAACCTGCTCATCGACAAGGCCCAGGCCGCTTGCGCCAAGTCCGGCTGCACGGTGCTCAACGCGGGGCGCGGCAACCCGGATTTTCTGAACACCACGGCGCGCAAGGCGTTCGCCCTCTTGACCCTGTTCGCGGCCACGGCGGCTGAGCAGGAGGGAGCCAAAAGGGCTGGGAGCAACGAGCCTGCCAGGGATATCGGCTATCGGCGGATGAGGGACGGCCTAGCCGCTGAGTTCGCGGCGTTCATCAAGGTCCATCGGAGCCAGCCCGGCGCAGAGTTTCTGGAGCGGGCCATGGAGTATGCCACCCGCAACCTGGGCATGGACCCGGACGAGGTCGTTTTTCAACTGACCGACGGCGTGCAGGGTGATTTCTATCCCGACCCGCCGCGCATCTTTCCAGTGACCGAGGCCATCGCCATGCGCTACCTGGACCGGGTGGTCTTCTCGGGCAAGCCCCCGGCGGGCAAGTTCAGCCTCTTCGCCACCGAGGGGGCCACGGCGGCCATGATCTATCTCTTCAATTCGCTGCGCGAGAACATGGTCCTCAATCCGGGCGACAAGGTGGCCATCGTCACCCCGGTCTTCTCTCCCTATCTGGAGCTGCCCGTGCTGGCCGACTACGGCCTTGAACCAGTCTACATCCGCTGCAGCGAGGAGGCGGGCTGGCAGATCCCGGACGCCGAGGCGGCCAAGCTGGCGGACCCAGGCGTCAAGGCGCTGTACATGGTCAACCCGACCAACCCGACCTCGGTCTCCCTGAACGCGGACACCGTGGGTCGCATGGCGGCGGTCATCAAGGCCCACAACCCGGACATGATCATCATCTCGGACACGGTCTACGCCAGCTTCGTGGACTCCTTCCACACCTTTGGCTCGGTGCTGCCCGAGAACATCCTGGGGGTCTACTCCTATTCCAAGTATTTCGGCGTCACAGGTTGGCGGCTGGGGCTGGTCATGGTGCACGAGAACACCGTGGTCGACCGGATCATCAAGCGGCTGCCGTCCAAGGAGCAGGCCCGGCTCGACCTGCGGTATCGGCTGACCTCCACCCGGCCCGAGTCCATCACCTTCATCGACCGGCTGGAGATGGACAGCCGTCAGGTGGCCCTGGCCCACACGGGCGGGCTGTCCGGCCCGCAGCAGGTGGCCATGTGCCTGTTCTCGCTCTTTGAGTTGCTGGATGAAAAATTCGCGTACAAGAAGGCTATCATGGACATTCTCAGGGCGCGCTGGGCGGCCCTGTACAAGGCTCTGGCCCTGCCCGAGCCCACAGGCGACACCCTGACGCGCTATTATGCCCTGATCAACCTTGGAACCCTGGCCGAGCAGCGGCACGGCAAGCCGTTCGCGGACAAGCTGACCAAGGAGCATTCCCTGGAGTTTCTGTTCCGGCTGGCCGAGCAGCACGCCACGGTCTGCCTGCCCGGTGGCGGGTTCGCCGGACCGGACTGGTCCCTGCGTGTGGCCCTGGCCAACATCGACGAGCAGGCGTGCGCCTCGGTCGGGCGCAGTGTTCTTGCCGTGCTCGACGGGTACAAACAAGAACTCGGCGGGTAG
- a CDS encoding SPOR domain-containing protein, whose product MSDTSTTPPKVRIPKLNRPDRTWDFSLTLPGMISAVGAGILALTFFFVMGILIGRGYRPETDVPPLGQFMPRSEHGQLAAEAEKPTILQAVELEYPERLKASPDKIMDTHPMEMTLKPVAQTPPAQAPAQQAQATQPATQPATQSAQTQSAPVQPTPTPAAPAPTTSQGGDPVFDYIYQVASFRQKDMAQGLATKLAGAGLKTGVESGEVSGATWHRVQVFHQGTAASTENMRAVLAKFGIDKPLLRKKSAR is encoded by the coding sequence ATGTCCGACACCAGCACCACACCGCCCAAGGTCAGGATACCCAAACTGAACAGACCGGACAGGACCTGGGATTTTTCCCTGACCCTTCCGGGCATGATCAGTGCCGTGGGCGCGGGCATCCTTGCCCTGACCTTCTTCTTTGTCATGGGCATCCTCATCGGGCGCGGCTACAGACCTGAAACCGATGTCCCGCCGCTGGGCCAGTTCATGCCCCGGAGCGAACACGGCCAGTTGGCTGCGGAAGCGGAAAAACCGACCATTCTCCAGGCCGTGGAACTGGAATATCCGGAACGCCTCAAGGCGTCGCCGGACAAAATCATGGACACCCACCCCATGGAAATGACCCTCAAGCCCGTAGCCCAAACGCCCCCGGCGCAGGCTCCGGCGCAGCAGGCCCAGGCAACGCAGCCCGCAACGCAGCCCGCAACGCAATCGGCCCAGACGCAATCGGCCCCGGTCCAACCGACCCCGACTCCGGCTGCTCCGGCACCCACGACGAGCCAGGGCGGCGACCCCGTGTTCGACTATATCTATCAGGTGGCGTCCTTCAGGCAGAAGGACATGGCCCAGGGGCTGGCCACCAAGCTGGCCGGAGCCGGGCTGAAGACTGGCGTGGAATCGGGCGAGGTCAGCGGAGCCACTTGGCACCGGGTCCAGGTGTTCCACCAGGGCACGGCAGCCTCCACCGAGAACATGCGCGCCGTGCTGGCCAAGTTCGGCATCGACAAACCGCTGCTCAGGAAGAAATCGGCGCGCTGA